A single Microbacterium protaetiae DNA region contains:
- the ftsY gene encoding signal recognition particle-docking protein FtsY: MAEKWSLGRALRGMFVRPTIDETTWEDLETALLTADFGPDITERIVDELREKVERFHTTDPQDLQRMLKETLEEHFAKFDTTLKLTERPAVVLVVGVNGVGKTTTIGKFAKFLQRYNRSVVVGAADTFRAAAVDQLATWAERAGAAIVRPQQEGQDPASVAFQTIEYAKRSGTEIVIVDTAGRLHTKGGLMDELTKIRRVIEKQAPISEVLLVLDATTGQNGVMQAEAFLEHAGVTGLVLTKLDGSAKGGFVLAVQERTGIPVKLLGQGEGIGDLTGFTPHVFAASLVE, from the coding sequence ATGGCGGAGAAGTGGTCACTGGGGCGCGCGCTGCGCGGCATGTTCGTCAGGCCGACGATCGACGAGACGACGTGGGAAGACCTCGAAACGGCGTTGCTGACGGCAGACTTCGGCCCCGACATCACCGAGCGCATCGTCGACGAGCTGCGCGAGAAGGTCGAGCGGTTCCACACCACCGATCCGCAGGATCTGCAGCGGATGCTCAAAGAGACGCTCGAGGAGCATTTTGCGAAATTCGACACGACGCTGAAGCTGACCGAGCGGCCCGCAGTGGTGCTGGTGGTCGGCGTGAACGGCGTCGGCAAGACGACGACGATCGGCAAGTTCGCGAAGTTCCTGCAGCGTTACAACCGATCGGTTGTGGTCGGCGCGGCCGACACTTTCCGTGCCGCCGCGGTCGATCAGCTCGCGACGTGGGCCGAACGAGCCGGCGCAGCCATCGTGCGGCCCCAGCAGGAGGGCCAGGACCCGGCATCCGTGGCGTTCCAGACGATCGAGTACGCGAAACGCAGCGGCACCGAGATCGTGATCGTCGACACCGCCGGCAGGCTGCACACCAAGGGCGGTCTGATGGATGAGCTGACCAAGATCCGCCGGGTCATCGAGAAGCAGGCCCCCATCAGTGAAGTGCTGTTGGTGCTGGATGCCACGACCGGGCAGAACGGGGTGATGCAGGCAGAGGCCTTCCTGGAGCACGCCGGTGTCACCGGGCTCGTGCTGACCAAGCTCGACGGCTCTGCCAAGGGCGGTTTCGTGCTGGCGGTACAAGAGCGCACCGGCATTCCCGTGAAGCTCCTCGGGCAGGGCGAGGGGATCGGCGACCTGACCGGCTTCACGCCGCACGTGTTCGCGGCATCCCTCGTGGAATGA
- a CDS encoding DUF2004 domain-containing protein — translation MAIEHDYFGLLESGPDGSIFWSETIELGDQAVSVDLTAPDEDDVAPAALDVAAAMITSLESVDRSARSAMLSELDDRTSEVIEYILQQQEELGDDLEDLLVDISGDTHVDIIRSLRLMSMTILADEHGGTDPFAVLEYALDPDATDDVLLVNLNTDGDVQSVTSAD, via the coding sequence ATGGCGATCGAACACGACTACTTCGGACTTCTCGAATCCGGCCCGGACGGTTCGATCTTCTGGTCTGAGACGATCGAGCTGGGCGACCAAGCGGTGTCGGTGGATCTGACGGCCCCCGATGAAGACGACGTCGCGCCGGCGGCACTGGATGTCGCGGCCGCGATGATCACGTCACTGGAGTCGGTCGATCGCTCGGCACGCAGTGCCATGCTCTCCGAGCTCGACGACCGTACCAGCGAGGTGATCGAGTACATCCTGCAGCAGCAAGAGGAGCTGGGCGATGATCTCGAAGACCTGCTGGTGGACATCTCCGGCGACACGCACGTCGACATCATCCGCTCGCTACGGCTGATGAGCATGACGATCTTGGCCGACGAGCATGGCGGCACCGACCCCTTCGCGGTGCTCGAATACGCGCTGGATCCGGATGCGACCGACGACGTGCTGCTGGTGAATCTGAACACCGACGGCGATGTGCAGTCGGTGACCAGCGCCGACTGA
- the lipA gene encoding lipoyl synthase, translating to MTAAPDGRRLLRLEIRNAETPIERKPEWIRTKAKMGPQYTELQHLVRDEGLHTVCQEAGCPNIYECWEDREATFLIGGSQCTRRCDFCQIDTGKPAAYDTDEPRRVAESVQRMGLRYATVTSVARDDLPDTGAWLNAETVRQIHEKNPGTGVELLANEHNGDPALLGQIFDARPEVFAHNLETVPRIFKRIRPAFRYERSLNVLTQARDAGLITKSNLILGMGEEDHEVVQALHDLHDAGCDIITITQYLRPSPRHLPVARWVKPDQFIAFKEEAERIGFLGVLAGPLVRSSYRAGRLWAQSMISKRREIPAHLQHIAADVHPELGFAQAV from the coding sequence ATGACCGCCGCCCCGGATGGGCGCCGCCTGCTGCGCCTGGAGATCCGCAACGCCGAGACGCCGATCGAGCGCAAGCCGGAATGGATCCGCACCAAGGCCAAGATGGGCCCGCAGTACACCGAGCTGCAACACCTGGTGCGCGATGAGGGCCTGCACACCGTGTGTCAGGAGGCGGGGTGCCCCAACATCTACGAGTGCTGGGAAGACCGCGAGGCGACGTTCCTGATCGGCGGGTCGCAGTGCACCCGGCGATGCGATTTCTGCCAGATCGACACCGGCAAGCCCGCCGCGTATGACACCGATGAGCCCCGCCGGGTCGCGGAGAGCGTGCAGCGGATGGGGCTGCGCTATGCGACCGTGACCAGTGTCGCCCGCGACGACCTGCCCGACACCGGTGCGTGGCTGAACGCCGAGACGGTCCGGCAGATCCACGAGAAGAACCCCGGTACCGGGGTCGAGCTGCTGGCCAACGAGCACAACGGCGACCCCGCACTGCTGGGCCAGATCTTCGACGCCCGCCCCGAGGTGTTCGCTCACAATCTTGAGACCGTGCCGCGTATCTTCAAGCGCATCCGCCCGGCCTTCCGCTACGAACGCTCGCTCAATGTGCTCACGCAGGCCCGCGATGCGGGTCTCATCACCAAATCGAACCTGATCCTGGGAATGGGCGAGGAGGACCACGAAGTGGTTCAGGCGCTGCACGACTTGCACGATGCGGGATGCGACATCATCACCATCACGCAGTATCTGCGCCCCTCCCCGCGGCACCTGCCGGTCGCGCGCTGGGTCAAGCCCGACCAGTTCATCGCGTTCAAAGAAGAGGCCGAGCGCATCGGCTTCCTCGGTGTGCTGGCAGGGCCCCTGGTGCGCTCGTCGTATCGTGCCGGACGTCTGTGGGCGCAGTCGATGATCTCGAAGCGGCGCGAGATCCCGGCGCATCTGCAGCACATCGCCGCCGACGTGCATCCCGAGCTCGGATTCGCCCAGGCGGTCTGA
- the lipB gene encoding lipoyl(octanoyl) transferase LipB, which produces MLEIHNAGLGPDYVPYRDGWTLQRSIHADVVAGTRADTLIVLEHEAVYTAGKRTEPQERPQDGTEVIDVDRGGKITWHGPGQLVGYPIVQLVEPIDVVAHVRRIERLLIAALAEHGVEGYQVPGRSGVWVRRPLSEDKIAAIGVRVEKGVTMHGFAVNCDNSLSGFRNIIPCGITDAGVTTVSEVVGRDVSPADILETVTRIFQTEFAAVPA; this is translated from the coding sequence GTGCTGGAGATCCACAATGCCGGGCTGGGTCCCGACTACGTCCCTTACCGCGACGGATGGACGCTGCAGCGCAGCATCCACGCCGACGTCGTCGCCGGCACCCGCGCCGACACCCTGATCGTGCTGGAGCACGAGGCGGTGTACACGGCGGGCAAACGCACTGAGCCGCAGGAACGCCCCCAGGACGGCACCGAGGTCATCGACGTCGACCGCGGAGGCAAGATCACCTGGCATGGCCCCGGCCAGCTGGTGGGCTACCCGATCGTGCAGCTCGTGGAGCCCATCGATGTCGTCGCGCATGTGCGGCGCATCGAACGTCTGCTCATCGCGGCGCTGGCCGAGCACGGCGTCGAGGGTTACCAGGTGCCCGGCCGCAGCGGCGTGTGGGTGCGCCGGCCGCTCTCCGAAGACAAGATCGCCGCGATCGGAGTGCGTGTCGAAAAGGGCGTGACAATGCACGGCTTCGCTGTCAACTGCGACAATTCGCTCTCCGGGTTCCGCAACATCATCCCGTGCGGCATCACGGATGCCGGGGTCACGACGGTCAGCGAGGTGGTGGGGCGGGATGTCTCCCCCGCCGACATCCTCGAGACGGTGACACGCATCTTCCAGACCGAATTCGCGGCGGTGCCGGCATGA
- a CDS encoding TetR/AcrR family transcriptional regulator produces MSDPAVSRPGRPKVSSRATLAEAACELFLEQGFAATAIVDITRRAGVSRSSFFNYFGSKSDILWAVFDERMDAALRRLSAGDEVRPALAQIAGDFAPDALALALVNAEAMGIADELDREAAVRRARIADAAAHRLEQAGLESLRAAVMGAAFAGAVWAAVRAWAHDGAGRAPLQPTLERALALVPDLLP; encoded by the coding sequence GTGTCCGATCCTGCTGTCTCGCGCCCCGGCCGGCCGAAGGTATCGTCGCGCGCGACATTGGCCGAGGCCGCCTGCGAGTTGTTCCTCGAACAGGGCTTCGCCGCGACCGCGATCGTCGACATCACCCGACGTGCCGGGGTGAGCCGCTCGAGCTTCTTCAACTACTTCGGGTCGAAGAGCGACATTCTGTGGGCGGTGTTCGATGAACGAATGGATGCCGCGCTGCGGCGGCTCTCGGCCGGTGACGAGGTGCGTCCCGCCCTGGCACAGATCGCCGGCGACTTCGCTCCCGACGCACTGGCACTGGCGCTCGTGAACGCCGAGGCGATGGGCATCGCAGACGAACTGGACCGCGAGGCCGCGGTGCGCCGCGCGCGGATCGCCGATGCCGCCGCCCATCGCTTGGAACAGGCCGGCCTCGAGTCGCTGCGCGCCGCGGTCATGGGGGCGGCCTTCGCCGGTGCCGTCTGGGCGGCCGTGCGCGCCTGGGCGCATGATGGCGCCGGACGCGCGCCCCTGCAGCCGACGCTTGAGCGGGCTCTCGCACTGGTGCCGGATCTGCTCCCGTAG